The Caldicellulosiruptor changbaiensis genome has a segment encoding these proteins:
- a CDS encoding NUDIX domain-containing protein, with product MDLYEKTIESKLIYDGSFISLKVDKVLLPDGKTSQRAIVLHSGAAVVVPVDQENNVVLIKQFRKPIEKVIIELPAGKLDKNEDPLSCAKRELEEETGFRAQEFIKLTEIYTTPGFSNEVIHVYLARGLSQGSSHTDLDEFVEVFKVSLDEAILMVKNGEIKDAKTIIGLLFAKMFLEEQEYKG from the coding sequence ATGGACCTTTATGAAAAGACGATAGAATCTAAACTCATTTATGATGGTTCATTCATTAGCTTAAAGGTGGACAAGGTTTTACTTCCGGATGGGAAAACTTCTCAGAGGGCAATTGTCCTGCATTCAGGTGCAGCAGTTGTTGTACCAGTAGACCAAGAAAATAATGTTGTGCTAATCAAACAGTTCAGAAAACCAATTGAAAAGGTTATAATAGAACTTCCTGCTGGAAAGCTTGACAAAAATGAAGACCCGCTTAGCTGTGCAAAAAGAGAGCTTGAGGAAGAGACAGGCTTTAGAGCACAAGAGTTTATAAAACTCACAGAAATCTATACAACTCCTGGATTTTCAAATGAGGTTATACATGTTTATTTAGCAAGAGGACTTTCTCAAGGCAGTTCGCACACAGACCTTGATGAATTTGTTGAGGTTTTTAAAGTTAGCTTAGATGAAGCTATTTTGATGGTTAAAAATGGTGAAATTAAAGATGCAAAGACAATAATTGGCCTGCTTTTTGCCAAAATGTTTTTAGAGGAGCAAGAGTATAAAGGATGA
- the rnhA gene encoding ribonuclease HI, which produces MKEVVIYTDGACSKNPGPGGWCAILIYKGIKKVLKGFEENTTNNRMELKAIIEGLKVLKEPCKVTVYTDSAYIVNAINQNWIEKWQKNNWRTSEKEEVKNIDLWQELIELLKIHNIKFEKVKGHSTDTLNNMCDEIARSMIKEKR; this is translated from the coding sequence ATGAAAGAAGTTGTAATATACACAGACGGAGCCTGCAGCAAAAACCCCGGACCTGGTGGATGGTGTGCTATACTGATTTACAAAGGTATTAAAAAGGTATTAAAAGGTTTTGAAGAAAACACTACCAACAATAGGATGGAGCTAAAAGCCATAATTGAAGGATTGAAGGTTCTCAAAGAGCCTTGCAAAGTTACAGTTTATACTGACTCTGCATATATTGTAAATGCTATCAATCAAAACTGGATTGAAAAATGGCAGAAAAACAATTGGAGAACCTCCGAAAAGGAAGAGGTAAAAAACATTGATTTGTGGCAAGAGCTGATTGAGCTTCTTAAAATACACAATATAAAGTTCGAAAAAGTAAAAGGTCACAGCACAGATACACTAAATAACATGTGTGATGAGATTGCAAGAAGTATGATTAAAGAGAAGAGATGA
- a CDS encoding DUF3866 family protein — protein sequence MFEIKKGIVKRECELANGYQVVEVEYEDKDVFLAINFLDINKKVVIGQEVLVNTTARKLKLGSGGYDYILPTDSFCNLSKGHIMKLRYTPLQFSVLTEEEKNPYLFNRIPNFNNLIIVVCELHSMLLPVCLYLKEFDRNIKITTIINDWGMLNAKLSNNLTFLKENHFVDYIITCQEAFNGDFECINEINSLIFSQSLDTQVAIISPLPGIVGTGTKFGFSAYKAVNVIEDISRFGGKVVFPVRVSKSESRERHKFISHHSLTILSYVNSSVEIPIFEFEDKLFFTKVFKILNNYRTKHSLTHINEIDDNIIVKYKPLLKTMGRGFEEDREYFLQLFATAEYILRKLQRR from the coding sequence GTGTTTGAGATAAAAAAAGGGATTGTGAAAAGAGAATGTGAGCTTGCAAATGGTTACCAGGTGGTTGAGGTTGAATATGAAGACAAAGATGTCTTTCTTGCAATAAATTTCTTGGATATAAATAAAAAAGTTGTTATAGGGCAAGAGGTTTTAGTAAACACCACAGCAAGAAAGTTAAAACTTGGAAGTGGCGGATATGATTATATCCTGCCTACTGATTCATTTTGTAATCTTTCAAAAGGGCACATTATGAAACTTCGGTACACGCCATTGCAGTTTTCAGTACTGACTGAGGAAGAAAAAAATCCTTATCTTTTTAATAGAATACCAAATTTTAATAATTTGATTATCGTAGTATGTGAGCTTCATAGCATGCTTTTACCAGTTTGTCTTTATCTTAAAGAATTTGATAGGAATATAAAAATTACAACAATAATAAATGACTGGGGAATGCTGAATGCAAAGCTTTCTAACAATTTGACATTTTTAAAAGAAAACCACTTTGTTGATTATATAATAACATGCCAAGAGGCGTTCAATGGAGATTTTGAGTGTATAAATGAGATAAATTCCCTTATATTTTCCCAAAGTTTGGATACTCAAGTTGCAATTATATCACCACTTCCTGGGATTGTAGGTACAGGGACAAAGTTTGGGTTCAGTGCATATAAGGCTGTAAATGTGATTGAGGATATATCGAGGTTTGGTGGAAAAGTTGTTTTTCCTGTAAGAGTTTCTAAAAGTGAGAGCAGAGAAAGACATAAGTTCATAAGCCATCATTCACTTACAATACTAAGTTATGTAAATTCCTCTGTAGAGATTCCTATTTTCGAATTTGAAGACAAGCTTTTCTTTACCAAGGTTTTTAAGATTTTGAACAACTACAGAACAAAACACAGCTTAACACATATAAATGAGATTGACGATAATATAATTGTAAAGTACAAGCCTCTGCTAAAAACAATGGGAAGAGGTTTTGAAGAGGATAGGGAGTATTTTCTACAGCTTTTTGCCACTGCAGAATATATCTTGAGAAAATTACAAAGGAGATGA
- a CDS encoding putative polysaccharide biosynthesis protein: MLSIGSIFAKFVGILLKVPLINIVGDYGIGLYQLPYPIYTTILTFSMTGFSLAVAKFISTYNPERDYKAISATFYMSLITITIFSFVFSLLYVIAAKRIIAIFKWPPEVLFPYLALAPALFVVSVQSAYRGYFNGIKKMYITSISQILESIGRVGFGLVLCIILLARGVSLSVAGALLGASLGALVSLAFLYAAFKKQQMHLNKNLQPLFRESLPIARRIIILTFYFSLSSFLMSAISITDSLFFPYFMSMRHYPNRFTSELFGIFSGKAMTLIHVPLTFSISMAISIISYMSSAKTLSEKKELIAQGLEYVLLINVPCVAAFFFFPDIIINLVFFNSPTGGEVLRLSSLITLVISLVQFSTSVLQGLGKFLVPVKSILIAIVIKIACMFVFIVIYNLNIAGCILANLVCYTVIFLVNFLELKNQNINAFSVNKLLYIVISSAIMVITGSLIIRLLTESSNIVQGSVLVIGCIAVYTIFLFIFRVLKFSNLKQLITR; encoded by the coding sequence GTGCTATCAATAGGTTCAATTTTTGCAAAGTTTGTAGGAATTCTTTTGAAGGTACCGCTCATAAATATAGTTGGAGACTATGGGATAGGGTTGTATCAGCTGCCTTATCCCATTTATACTACTATCTTGACATTTAGCATGACAGGTTTTTCGTTAGCAGTTGCAAAGTTTATTTCAACTTATAATCCAGAAAGAGATTATAAGGCTATTAGTGCTACATTTTATATGAGTTTGATTACAATTACAATCTTCTCATTTGTATTTTCTCTTTTGTATGTAATTGCTGCAAAGAGGATAATAGCAATTTTTAAATGGCCACCTGAGGTGCTCTTTCCATATTTGGCTTTAGCACCTGCGCTTTTTGTTGTTTCTGTGCAGTCGGCTTACCGAGGGTATTTTAATGGAATAAAAAAGATGTATATAACTTCAATATCCCAGATATTAGAATCAATAGGCCGTGTTGGTTTTGGTCTTGTGCTGTGTATTATTTTACTTGCAAGAGGCGTTTCACTTTCGGTTGCAGGTGCACTTTTGGGTGCAAGCTTAGGAGCTTTGGTTTCATTAGCTTTTCTTTATGCAGCTTTTAAAAAGCAGCAGATGCATCTTAATAAAAATTTACAACCACTTTTTAGAGAAAGTCTACCAATAGCAAGAAGGATTATTATCCTTACGTTTTATTTTTCTCTTTCTTCATTTTTGATGTCTGCTATTTCAATAACTGATTCACTCTTTTTTCCCTATTTTATGAGCATGAGACATTATCCAAATAGATTTACATCTGAGCTTTTTGGTATTTTCTCAGGAAAGGCAATGACATTAATTCATGTTCCACTTACATTTAGTATTTCAATGGCAATTAGTATTATTTCATATATGTCATCAGCCAAAACCTTGTCCGAAAAAAAAGAACTCATAGCTCAGGGTTTAGAATATGTACTTTTAATAAATGTACCCTGTGTAGCAGCATTTTTCTTTTTTCCAGATATTATAATTAATCTCGTATTTTTTAATAGTCCAACAGGCGGTGAGGTATTGAGACTCTCGTCTTTGATCACTTTAGTAATATCACTGGTTCAGTTTTCAACCTCTGTTCTTCAAGGTTTGGGCAAGTTTTTGGTGCCTGTTAAAAGCATACTAATTGCTATTGTAATAAAAATTGCGTGTATGTTTGTTTTTATTGTGATATACAATTTGAACATTGCAGGCTGTATCTTGGCTAATTTAGTGTGCTATACAGTAATCTTCTTAGTGAATTTTTTAGAGCTGAAAAACCAAAACATAAATGCTTTTAGTGTGAACAAATTGCTTTACATTGTAATTTCAAGTGCTATAATGGTTATTACAGGCAGTTTAATAATTAGGCTACTTACCGAAAGTTCTAACATTGTGCAAGGAAGTGTGTTGGTAATTGGCTGTATAGCAGTTTACACAATCTTTCTTTTTATTTTCAGAGTGCTTAAATTTTCAAATCTCAAACAACTTATTACGAGGTGA
- the spo0A gene encoding sporulation transcription factor Spo0A: protein MEKLRVVIADDNRQFNMLLTEVFNSQPDFMVVGNSYDGVETLKVVEELKPDLLMLDIIMPYLDGIGVIENLSTMKTKPNIIVISAVGQENISQKAVNMGALYYFVKPFDLNVMIERVRQLVFNLPVKKELPEGMINQSSTKNSINQVDLESEVSEILKELGIPAHVRGYQFLRDAIIEATLDADLINGITKALYPLIAEKYNTTPTRVERAIRHAIEISSTRGKVDALYKYFGYSTSQERGKPTNAEFIALISDKLRLKLKKSSKAK, encoded by the coding sequence ATGGAAAAACTGAGAGTTGTCATTGCTGATGACAACAGACAATTCAATATGCTTCTTACTGAAGTTTTCAATTCACAGCCAGATTTTATGGTTGTGGGAAACTCTTATGATGGAGTTGAAACATTAAAGGTTGTAGAGGAGCTAAAACCTGATCTTTTAATGCTTGACATTATAATGCCCTATTTAGATGGAATAGGCGTGATTGAGAATTTATCTACCATGAAAACCAAACCAAACATAATTGTAATCTCTGCAGTTGGACAGGAGAACATTTCTCAAAAGGCTGTTAACATGGGTGCTCTGTACTATTTTGTAAAGCCTTTTGACTTGAATGTCATGATAGAAAGAGTCAGGCAGCTTGTTTTTAACCTTCCCGTCAAAAAAGAGTTACCAGAAGGAATGATCAATCAGTCATCAACAAAGAATAGTATAAACCAGGTTGACTTAGAGAGTGAAGTATCAGAGATTTTAAAAGAGCTTGGTATTCCTGCGCATGTAAGAGGTTACCAGTTTTTAAGAGATGCCATAATTGAGGCAACATTAGATGCTGATTTGATAAACGGTATTACAAAGGCATTATATCCTTTGATTGCCGAAAAGTACAATACAACTCCAACAAGAGTTGAAAGAGCTATTCGACATGCCATTGAAATTTCATCAACAAGGGGCAAAGTAGATGCTCTTTACAAGTACTTTGGATACTCAACATCCCAAGAAAGGGGAAAACCCACAAATGCTGAATTTATTGCATTGATAAGCGATAAATTGAGATTAAAGCTCAAAAAATCTTCCAAGGCAAAGTAA
- the proC gene encoding pyrroline-5-carboxylate reductase: MKIGIIGCGNMASSIACSITKTQKHQMFCYDVDETKAEKFNELYGVTKLMSENEVVLNCDIIIIAVKPKDIFNVLRKIKDVVGDKIIVSIAAGISVERIKDVVGNKKIVRVMPNININVEEGILGVCFSESVLQEEKDKVTELFKSMGAVIVVDEKFMDAITALFGSGPAFVAHFVESYIDAAVKLGFSKQESYDLVLKLFYGTVVNMKNNMLTTYQVKDMVTSPGGTTIEGLVEFERRALKGAIIDGIIKAYERSKSIL, translated from the coding sequence TTGAAGATAGGAATAATAGGCTGTGGCAATATGGCAAGTTCAATTGCATGTTCAATAACAAAAACACAAAAACACCAGATGTTCTGCTATGATGTTGATGAGACAAAGGCAGAGAAGTTTAATGAGCTCTATGGTGTAACGAAACTGATGAGTGAAAATGAAGTTGTTTTAAACTGTGATATAATAATAATTGCAGTAAAGCCAAAAGACATATTCAATGTCTTAAGAAAAATAAAAGATGTGGTAGGGGATAAGATTATTGTATCCATTGCAGCAGGAATTTCGGTTGAAAGAATAAAAGATGTAGTTGGTAATAAGAAGATTGTCAGAGTTATGCCAAATATAAATATAAATGTTGAAGAGGGCATTTTGGGCGTTTGCTTTTCAGAAAGTGTTTTGCAGGAGGAAAAAGATAAAGTTACAGAGCTTTTTAAGAGTATGGGAGCAGTGATAGTTGTTGATGAAAAATTTATGGATGCAATCACAGCACTCTTTGGAAGTGGTCCTGCATTTGTCGCACACTTTGTTGAAAGCTATATAGACGCAGCAGTAAAGCTCGGATTTTCTAAGCAAGAAAGCTATGACCTTGTTCTAAAACTTTTTTATGGTACAGTAGTTAACATGAAAAATAATATGTTAACTACTTACCAGGTAAAGGATATGGTTACATCTCCAGGTGGTACCACGATTGAAGGACTTGTTGAATTTGAAAGAAGGGCTTTAAAGGGTGCCATTATTGATGGTATCATTAAAGCTTATGAGAGGTCTAAAAGTATTTTATAG